The Aspergillus luchuensis IFO 4308 DNA, chromosome 7, nearly complete sequence genome has a segment encoding these proteins:
- a CDS encoding uncharacterized protein (TransMembrane:2 (o6-24i31-60o)), with the protein MMFLLPSLQCSFLFNLLSLLYLLLVPLRSSLLLFPLLIPLPISDSLLLLFCSIVLVYLFLPPSAMDTCSSVRRGHQMARLRVPQSSPSSSSSLPPSGQKDPARPSVRSAPSVPTMVSTSSRSGVPAPTAFKYLRTSKHLSTPSPVAPRTTSSHSSIPTPVSRSSIPTPAPRSPVAKATSTPSPRPLSAGASFLKRFDEKHPTSTRSIPVPVARSPVAPRTTSSPSAPQKTSANGHSATSPRSSPSVAPRTTSSPSSSSLSAGASFLKRFDEKHPTHTRSSIPAPASRSSVAPKATSTRSSIPTPSSRSPVAPRTTSSPSVAQATSIPSPRPLSAGVSFLKRFDEKHPSTRSPVDLRTTSIPSPVAPRTTSTPSGASRPSRLQALREAYHRSREARARSDAALASTEDGAASAAKSAARKGKSVKSVQFSEVTTVITVNRWIIKARDIHRCCW; encoded by the coding sequence ATGATGTTCCTGCTTCCTTCCCTACAATGCTCTTTCCTGTTCAATCTTCTCAGTCTGttatatcttcttctcgtcccctTGAgatcctctcttcttctttttcccctcctcatacCACTTCCAATATCAGACTCattgcttctgctgttctGCTCTATTGTCTTGGTttaccttttccttcccccctccgctATGGATACTTGTTCCTCTGTTCGTCGAGGACACCAGATGGCCCGTCTGCGTGTTCCTCagtcctccccctcctcttcctcctctctcccccccagCGGTCAGAAGGATCCAGCACGTCCTTCTGTTCGTTCCGCTCCGTCTGTGCCCACCATGGTGAGCACGTCCTCTCGTTCTGGGGTGCCTGCCCCCACTGCCTTCAAGTACTTGCGTACAAGCAAGCACTtgtccactccctcccctgTGGCTCCTCGGACCACGTCCTCTCATTCTTCCATTCCCACCCCCGTCTCTCGTTCCTCCATTCCCACCCCTGCCCCTCGTTCCCCTGTGGCTAAGGCTACgtccactccctctccccgTCCCCTTTCCGCGGGTGCATCGTTCCTGAAAAGGTTCGACGAGAAACACCCAACTTCCACTCGTTCTATCCCCGTCCCTGTCGCTCGTTCCCCTGTGGCTCCTCGGACCAcgtcctctccttccgccCCCCAAAAGACTAGTGCCAACGGCCATAGCGCCACTTCCCctcgttcttctccttctgtggCTCCTCGGACCAcgtcctctccctcttcctcttccctttccgcgGGTGCGTCGTTCCTGAAAAGGTTCGACGAGAAACACCCAACCCACACTCGTTCTTCCATCCCCGCCCCTGCCTCTCGTTCTTCTGTGGCTCCCAAGGCCACGTCCACTCGTTCATCTATCCCCACCCCTTCCTCTCGTTCCCCTGTGGCTCCTCGGACCACGTCCTCTCCTTCTGTGGCTCAGGCCACGTCCATTCCCTCTCCCCGCCCCCTTTCCGCGGGTGTGTCGTTCCTGAAAAGGTTCGACGAAAAGCACCCATCCACTCGTTCCCCCGTGGATCTTCGGACCACATCCATTCCTTCTCCTGTGGCTCCTCGGACCACGTCCACTCCTTCTGGTGCTAGTCGCCCGTCTCGCCTTCAGGCGTTGCGGGAGGCGTATCACCGATCCCGCGAGGCCAGGGCTCGATCCGATGCAGCCCTTGCGTCCACCGAGGATGGAGCAGCTTCGGCTGCGAAGTCCGCGGCTCGCAAGGGTAAGTCGGTGAAGAGTGTCCAGTTTAGCGAGGTCACCACAGTCATTACCGTTAATCGGTGGATTATCAAAGCGCGCGATATCCACCGTTGCTGTTGGTAA
- a CDS encoding uncharacterized protein (TransMembrane:1 (n14-21c25/26o49-66i)) yields MQSSLSSHGAHQMALLCSSLLSENSSLLPFLLPYHSWSNFLFLCKTAHTYSVVLSVLLLSSPPLSMESSFSSRRRGHQMARLRVPKFPFLFTSSSVNTRSPTNCETLASHA; encoded by the coding sequence ATGCaatcttctttgtcttctcaTGGAGCACACCAGATGGCCCTTCTGTGCTCCAGCCTTCTCTCTGAgaattcctctcttcttccctttcttctcccataCCACTCTTGGTCCAACTTTTTGTTCCTGTGCAAAACAGCTCACACTTATTCTGTTGTTTTATCCGTcttgcttctctcctctccccccctcagCATggaatcttctttttcttctcgtcgTCGAGGACACCAGATGGCCCGTCTGCGTGTACCTAaatttccctttctttttacttCCTCATCAGTCAACACACGATCGCCCACCAACTGTGAGACCTTGGCCTCCCATGCTTAG
- a CDS encoding histidine phosphatase family protein (COG:G;~EggNog:ENOG410QEDA;~InterPro:IPR013078,IPR029033;~PFAM:PF00300) — MPDKDAGTPRVFLYRHGETEWSKSGRYTGISEIQLTDDGVKQVTASGKILVGAGKLIDTAKLARVYVSPRQRAKHTFDLAFGETEKQGLKEAGKVEETERLAEWGYGLYEGMLTKEIRALRKEHGLDGDRAWDIWRDGCEEGESPADVTARIDSLIEEIRALHRGNMHGEAPSDVVLIAHGHTLRAFTKRWLGYPMEFPLSMMLEPGAVGVLSYQHHSIDEPAFLVGYGFPLEK, encoded by the exons atgCCCGACAAAGACGCCGGAACGCCCCGTGTTTTCCTCTACCGCCATG GAGAGACCGAATGGTCCAAAAGCGGCCGCTACACCGGCATCAGCGAAATTCAGCTAACCGACGACGGAGTGAAGCAAGTGACCGCTTCCGGCAAGATCCTCGTAGGAGCTGGTAAGCTTATTGACACAGCTAAACTGGCTCGTGTGTATGTGTCTCCGCGCCAAAGGGCAAAGCACACCTTCGACTTGGCCTTCGGAGAGACCGAGAAGCAGGGTCTGAAGGAAGCTggcaaggtggaggagacggaaaGGCTGGCAGAGTGGGGTTATGGCTTGTATGAGGGGATGTTGACCAAGGAGATTCGCGCGCTGAGGAAGGAGCATGGCCTCGATGGTGATAGGGCGTGGGATAtctggagggatggatgtgaggagggaga ATCACCTGCGGATGTTACGGCCCGAATTGATAGCCTGATCGAAGAGATCAGAGCTCTTCATCGGGGAAACATGCACGGAGAGGCGCCCTCCGATGTTGTCCTCATTGCGCATGGCCATACGCTCCGGGCGTTTACCAAGCGCTGGTTGGGCTATCCGATGGAGTTTCCGTTGTCCATGATGCTTGAACCAGGTGCCGTCGGAGTCCTTAG CTACCAGCACCACAGCATTGATGAACCTGCTTTCCTGGTTGGATATGGATTTCCCTTGGAGAAATGA
- a CDS encoding uncharacterized protein (COG:C,G;~EggNog:ENOG410PFEC), translated as MGQLPPKFVDASPGTAGPTKEQLDVHYKRSRPCDMARGLGDVMATLRGSTYHGLKNIRIDPATRPDIPVADFFVNAPKNARMEYKAPIVIG; from the coding sequence ATGGGCCAGTTACCTCCAAAGTTCGTTGACGCATCTCCTGGGACCGCTGGGCCGACAAAGGAACAACTCGATGTGCACTACAAACGCAGTCGGCCCTGCGATATGGCCAGAGGACTTGGGGATGTTATGGCTACACTCCGTGGAAGCACTTACCACGGACTGAAGAATATCAGAATTGACCCTGCCACACGACCGGACATACCGGTAGCTGACTTCTTCGTTAATGCACCCAAGAACGCCCGAATGGAGTACAAGGCGCCCATTGTTATTGGCTGA